Within Chlamydia pneumoniae TW-183, the genomic segment CTCGGTTTCTAGAAAAAAATTTCCTGCTATTTAAAACAGTCCTGTTTACTACGTAGGAATCTTAACTCCCTAAAGATTTAGATTCTGAGAATACTACGTCTACTTCACTCTCAGGTTCTTTGCCTAAAAGTCCTTTCAAATGATCTAACTTTGTATTTGAAGGCATAGCCATACCTTTCTCTTTATGTAGATCTCGAAGCTGACAATATTGATCCTCAACAATATCTTGGAGTAAGGCTATGGCTTTCTTTTTTTCAGCTAGATCGGTTTGCACCTCTGTTAACTTCTCAATAGAACAAACCTCAGAGCTAGTTTGAGCTCCTTCTTGTCGCTGTAATTTTTCTCTTAACTTAGCAATCTCTGAATGATATGTTTTTATATAAATATCTTTTTCTTGTTGCAAATCTATAAGACTTTTCTTCAAACGGTTGATCTCTGCATATGCGGCTGAAGATTTGTCTTCTTCTATCTCTATAGAGGGGGCTCCGTGTTGCGAAACATAACGCTGTAGTTGTTCTTCCAGCTGTTTAATTTTATGCTCATAGCATAAACGACGCCCTTCACTAATTTCTGTTCGCTGTACACTTTGAAGCAGTTCTTTTTTTATCTCGTCGATAATATCACTTTGGTGTCGAATTTGTTGTAATTTCTCAGCAAGGCGATTTTGCAACCAGGTATTTTCTTGTTGTAACTTTTCTAAATCTTGATTTTTAGCTTCTTCACGACGGCGATATTCTTCTTCCAAAGCAGATAGCTGTTCCCGATACTGTAAGTGAATACGTTCATGCTCCTGATGACAAGAGTCTTGGGTTTCCTTCTGCAAAGAAACCAACTTTCCACTCATTCTGCTACAGACTCCTGAAAGAATATTGCAAATCTGCTGCCATTCCATAATATCAGCATCTTTCCAGCGACAAAGCAAATGAAGCATGGAACGGGAGCATGAATGATAATAGTGAGGGGATAATGAACTGGAAGATCGTAGCGAGAAGAGATGCAGCTTAAGTATAGATAAGAGCCGCACAGAGTACCTCTAAAATTAACCTAATCATTCATCGTATAGCATACGACTGAGTTCTTGTCCTAATTCGTCATAAGTGACTTTTAAAAAGACAGGCAACTTATTTGGATAACTCTACAGATTAAAAAACTTAGAAAATTGCTCAGAACAAGACTCGAACTTGCACGGGCCTACGCCCAAGGGATTTTAAGTCCCTAGTGTCTACCATTCCACCATCTGAGCACGAAAAGACAGTCTGTTCAGAGAAGCCTTCAATTAAAAGGCGTGTTCTTTAAAGATGATCTTTTTCCATAAGGATAGAAAACTAAAGAACATCTTATCACAGTTTTTTTTCTAGATCAATGATTTTTCAAAAAAGGGAAAGGTATGCCTTAAGTTAAAGTGAACTTAAACCATACCTTTAAAAATAGCTATTCTTCTTCTGTAGCAGAAGATGTTTCGGGGAAGAACATTGCAGAAGACTCTTCAAAAGAAGCTGAGGTAGGTTCCTCTTCTGTCTCAGGAAAATGTATAGCATCATCTGCCGATAGCAAAGCATTGATGAGATCGCTGCTCTCACGAACCAAAGCTTGTAACGACTCGTTAAGATCCGCAGAAGTAACTACTGGATCTACAACAGTTTGAGAGATAACTTCGGAGATCAACTTTGCTGGGGGTGGAAGTAAAGAAAACTTCTTCTGTTCAACAATCTCATTTTCTTGAGATTCTTCCCAAAGCTCTTCCTTAACAGTATCCAAGATTTCTTGAGATGCTCCAGTTACTTCAGCAATCTCTTTATGATTTCTACGACGGCTGAGCTTTTTCTTTTCCTTCCACTTCTCCCCTTTAAAGGAATCTTTCCTTGCCTCTTTCTTTTCCTTTTTACTAGGAGATGTAGGCTCGGTTCCTTCCTCTGGGCTATCAGCTAGAGGCTTCTCATCAATCACAGGAAGCGGAGTCGATTTGGTCAACTTGATTAGAGCTTCTCTACCACCAGCAATTTTCACTCCACGATCTAAACCGACAGCTTTCAAATTGATTTTAGTATCACGGACTTCCATAACCTCATAGTCTCCGGCAGGGACTAAAAAAGGTTTACTATGATCACAGTTACGGAAAAAACAAATATTTCCTAAAGAGATCACTTCTATAGCTTCAACCATAAAAGGATCTTGTGAAAAATGCTTTGTATTCCTTACCGACAACTTATACCCCTCTCGAGAGGTAATTACAGTTTCTATGATGGGGTCTCTTGTAAAATACACGTAATTATAACCTTTTATTTAGAGTTTTTTTCTACATACTCTAATAAGTCTACTATACGCGTGGCATATCCTGTTTCGTTATCATACCACGCAACTAACTTGAAGAACCGATCATTCAAAGCGATACCAGCTAGAGCATCGAATATCGAGGAGTACTCAGATCCTATAAAATCTGAAGAAACTACCTGCTCATCTGTATAATCTAAAATGCCTTTTAAATCAGTTTCTGAAGCCTGTTTCATAGCTTTGCAAATGTCATCGTATGTCGTAGACTTATCTAACCTGACGGTCAAGTCAACTACAGACACGTCTTCGATAGGAACCCGAAAAGCCATTCCTGTTAATTTTCCCTTTAACTCGGGAAGACATAGAGTTACAGCTTTTGCAGCTCCGGTTGAGGCGGGAATAATATTTTGTAAACATCCACGACCTCCTCTCCAATCTTTCTTAGAAGG encodes:
- the grgA gene encoding GrgA family transcription factor → MYFTRDPIIETVITSREGYKLSVRNTKHFSQDPFMVEAIEVISLGNICFFRNCDHSKPFLVPAGDYEVMEVRDTKINLKAVGLDRGVKIAGGREALIKLTKSTPLPVIDEKPLADSPEEGTEPTSPSKKEKKEARKDSFKGEKWKEKKKLSRRRNHKEIAEVTGASQEILDTVKEELWEESQENEIVEQKKFSLLPPPAKLISEVISQTVVDPVVTSADLNESLQALVRESSDLINALLSADDAIHFPETEEEPTSASFEESSAMFFPETSSATEEE